In the genome of Magnolia sinica isolate HGM2019 chromosome 2, MsV1, whole genome shotgun sequence, one region contains:
- the LOC131228667 gene encoding uncharacterized protein LOC131228667: MRGFGHGAKLMAPVRVASSRSIVVGDSAVRRADTVEREVQELRVVVDDIKDQLDRQREEQERKMMDQLVRQREEQERRIEEELVKQREEQERRMEEELARQKEE; encoded by the coding sequence ATGCGTgggtttggccatggtgccaagctcatggcacccgttAGAGTTGCATCTAGccgatccatcgtcgttggcgacagcgccgtacgccgagctgatactgtagagagagaggttcaggAGCTACGGGTCGtcgttgatgacatcaaagatcagctggacaggcaaagggaggagcaggagaggaagatgatggatcagctagtgaggcagagggaggagcaagagaggaggataGAGGAGGAGCTGGTgaagcagagggaggagcaggagaggaggatggaggaggagctggcgaggcagaaggaggagtag